In a single window of the Caproicibacterium sp. BJN0003 genome:
- a CDS encoding exonuclease domain-containing protein gives MGLFDFLKKKQGKVSKQVDHQLVSSPFRTGKFFAEKLDVDISNVDEIRKTFIAFDVETTGLNSSSDRIVEIGAVLFEEGVPIQSFGTLINPKVRITSSASAINNISNEMLNSAPSEQEVYPRLVEFLGDALEGKIAMCAHNANFDFGFLSNTFSRLGYDAKIKYVDTLSLSRKHIKGIVNHKQETVAEYFGLKNDTAHRAESDADTCGKILWGVLDIIEESLEEQKKQIEKMTPDIKELEVCAFIQDIIEKKGCDTSWIRYRKNSNNYVDVTCLYTFLKFKFAKKGNYIIIRKDATNGIDLPIEPCTVSEGGTTNVRVYFRSPFDLTPLSNYIFSAYSDCYNSMNEYMSVSNYTKKEAEQSLSMLKSISKSAMKELLFDAKNRGYDETEVNLNIEKVISREDVIINGLHNRVSLNKIRNIGNWEKGFDAGYPYWERGETARKNGKVDEAIALFDKARYNGYDAPALYDSYAKAYRKIKDYDNEIIILDEGIIRKTRHDVGTLEARRDKAIKLLFAKQEAERIAKEKSDFLKANKKEDI, from the coding sequence GTGGGATTATTTGATTTTCTAAAGAAAAAACAAGGAAAGGTTAGTAAGCAAGTTGATCATCAGCTGGTTTCTAGTCCCTTTCGTACTGGTAAATTTTTTGCTGAAAAATTGGATGTGGACATATCAAATGTAGATGAGATTCGTAAAACTTTTATCGCTTTTGATGTGGAAACAACTGGCCTAAATTCTTCTTCAGATAGAATTGTAGAGATTGGTGCAGTGCTATTTGAAGAAGGAGTTCCAATTCAATCATTCGGAACTCTTATCAATCCAAAAGTTAGAATTACATCCTCAGCTTCGGCTATAAATAATATAAGTAATGAAATGCTAAACTCTGCTCCAAGTGAGCAGGAAGTTTACCCCCGGTTAGTAGAATTTTTGGGAGATGCACTAGAAGGAAAAATCGCTATGTGTGCACACAATGCAAATTTCGATTTTGGATTTTTAAGTAACACATTTTCTAGGCTTGGGTATGATGCAAAAATTAAGTATGTTGATACGCTGAGTCTCTCTAGAAAACATATAAAAGGCATTGTAAATCATAAGCAAGAGACTGTAGCGGAATATTTCGGATTAAAAAATGACACTGCCCATAGAGCAGAATCAGATGCAGATACATGTGGAAAGATCCTTTGGGGTGTTTTAGATATTATTGAGGAGTCGTTGGAAGAACAAAAAAAGCAAATAGAAAAGATGACTCCAGACATAAAAGAACTTGAAGTTTGTGCTTTTATTCAAGATATTATTGAGAAAAAAGGATGTGACACCAGTTGGATCAGGTATCGAAAAAACAGTAATAATTATGTCGATGTAACTTGTCTATATACATTCTTAAAGTTTAAGTTTGCTAAGAAGGGAAATTACATCATTATTAGAAAAGATGCTACAAATGGAATTGATTTACCTATAGAACCTTGTACTGTAAGTGAAGGCGGTACAACAAATGTGCGAGTCTATTTTCGTAGCCCCTTTGACTTAACGCCTCTTTCAAATTATATTTTCAGTGCTTATAGCGATTGTTATAATTCTATGAATGAATATATGAGTGTTAGTAATTATACTAAAAAAGAAGCAGAGCAAAGCCTTAGTATGCTGAAATCTATTTCAAAATCAGCGATGAAAGAGTTATTATTCGATGCAAAAAATCGTGGATATGATGAGACTGAAGTTAACCTAAATATTGAAAAAGTGATATCTAGAGAAGATGTAATTATTAACGGGTTGCATAATCGAGTTTCATTAAACAAGATACGAAATATAGGGAATTGGGAGAAAGGATTTGATGCAGGTTATCCATATTGGGAGCGTGGAGAAACTGCTAGGAAAAATGGCAAAGTAGATGAAGCTATTGCACTTTTTGATAAAGCTCGATATAACGGCTATGATGCTCCTGCGCTATATGATTCTTATGCTAAAGCTTATCGAAAAATTAAGGATTACGATAATGAAATTATCATTCTTGATGAAGGAATTATACGTAAAACACGGCACGATGTTGGTACTTTAGAGGCTCGTAGGGATAAGGCAATTAAGCTATTATTTGCTAAACAAGAGGCAGAGCGGATAGCTAAGGAAAAATCTGATTTTCTAAAAGCGAACAAAAAAGAGGATATTTAG
- a CDS encoding helix-turn-helix domain-containing protein, translated as MTTAEMIKELCEKMNISVSELARRIGQTTQNFNKKLQRETVTLDELKAIADVLGVKFVQAFILPDGDEIKTSN; from the coding sequence ATGACTACGGCAGAAATGATTAAAGAACTGTGTGAGAAAATGAATATAAGCGTTTCTGAACTTGCTAGACGTATTGGCCAGACTACACAGAATTTCAATAAAAAATTACAACGAGAAACAGTTACCTTGGATGAGTTGAAGGCCATTGCTGATGTGCTAGGTGTCAAGTTTGTGCAGGCATTTATTTTACCAGATGGTGATGAGATAAAAACAAGTAATTAG
- a CDS encoding recombinase family protein produces the protein MAEKNIMVIPARKRVGSTAAKEKIKKLRVAAYCRVSTETEEQNSSYEVQVAHYTEFIKKNNEWEFSGIFADDGISGTNTKKRDEFNRMIAECMDGNIDMVITKSISRFARNTLDCLQYIRQLKDKNISVYFEKENINTMDAKGEVLLTIMASLAQQESQSLSQNVKLGLQYRYQQGKVQVNHKRFMGYTKDEDGNLIIVPEEAEIIKRIYREYLEGQSLVGIGRGLEKDGILTAAGKPRWRPESVKKILQNEKYIGDALLQKTVTVDFLTKKRVKNEGHVPQYYVENSHEAIIPKELFLQAQEELHRRSNIYTGAGKNKRIYSSKYALSAITFCGDCGDIYRRTYWNIHGRKEFVWRCVTRIEQGPEVCKNRTVKEGEIYGAVMTAINRLLAGGNNMIKTLEENIHAVIGETTEYQISEINNLLEEKQKELIKLANKGQDYEQLADEIDELRDKRQTL, from the coding sequence GTGGCAGAGAAAAATATAATGGTCATTCCTGCTCGTAAAAGAGTGGGAAGTACGGCCGCAAAAGAAAAGATAAAGAAACTTCGTGTTGCCGCCTATTGCCGTGTTTCTACAGAAACGGAAGAACAAAATTCTAGTTATGAGGTTCAGGTCGCACACTATACAGAGTTTATAAAGAAAAATAATGAATGGGAGTTTTCCGGCATCTTTGCAGATGATGGTATCTCCGGGACGAACACCAAAAAGCGTGACGAATTTAATCGCATGATTGCAGAGTGTATGGACGGTAATATCGACATGGTTATTACAAAATCCATCAGCCGATTTGCACGTAACACCCTAGACTGCCTTCAATACATTAGACAGCTCAAGGATAAGAACATATCCGTTTATTTTGAAAAAGAGAACATCAACACAATGGATGCCAAGGGTGAGGTGCTACTTACCATTATGGCATCTCTAGCACAGCAGGAAAGCCAGAGCCTTTCACAAAACGTTAAGCTTGGACTTCAATACCGATACCAACAAGGAAAGGTGCAGGTCAACCATAAGCGATTTATGGGATACACCAAAGATGAAGACGGAAACTTAATCATTGTTCCAGAAGAAGCTGAGATTATTAAACGCATCTACCGTGAATACCTTGAAGGTCAGAGTCTGGTAGGCATTGGTCGAGGTCTTGAAAAGGATGGTATTTTAACAGCAGCAGGAAAACCAAGATGGCGACCAGAATCAGTTAAGAAGATCCTTCAAAACGAAAAATACATCGGAGACGCTCTTCTGCAAAAGACCGTCACAGTAGATTTTCTTACCAAGAAGCGAGTTAAGAACGAAGGCCATGTTCCGCAGTATTATGTTGAAAATAGCCATGAAGCGATTATTCCTAAAGAACTCTTCTTACAAGCACAGGAAGAACTTCATCGAAGAAGCAATATCTACACAGGAGCAGGCAAGAACAAACGAATTTATAGTAGCAAGTACGCTTTAAGTGCCATCACCTTCTGTGGAGATTGTGGCGATATTTACAGGAGAACATATTGGAATATTCACGGCAGAAAAGAATTTGTCTGGCGATGCGTGACTAGAATCGAGCAAGGACCTGAGGTCTGTAAGAATAGAACGGTAAAAGAAGGTGAAATCTATGGTGCTGTAATGACTGCGATTAATAGGCTACTTGCAGGTGGCAATAACATGATAAAGACCTTGGAAGAAAATATTCATGCCGTGATTGGCGAAACAACAGAATACCAAATTTCAGAGATTAACAACTTGCTAGAGGAAAAACAAAAAGAACTCATCAAGTTGGCTAATAAGGGGCAAGACTATGAACAACTAGCAGATGAGATTGATGAGCTGAGAGACAAGCGACAGACCCTTTAA
- a CDS encoding recombinase: MAYIPYGYRIQDGVVTVDEKAAGQVKVFFEKYISGLSLTVAGEQAGIDKTHSVMGRILKNVNYLGNDKYPAIIDKEIFDKAEEVREKRAKDLGRVVELAAFTSPPPKERFKMRKADNKMPVDPFERAEYLYSLIESEE; this comes from the coding sequence ATGGCATATATTCCATATGGATACAGAATTCAAGATGGAGTGGTTACTGTCGATGAAAAGGCAGCAGGTCAAGTAAAGGTATTCTTTGAGAAATACATATCAGGACTATCCCTTACAGTGGCTGGCGAACAGGCAGGTATTGATAAGACACACTCTGTGATGGGACGCATTTTGAAAAACGTCAACTACCTTGGAAATGATAAGTATCCAGCAATTATTGATAAAGAGATATTTGATAAAGCTGAAGAAGTTAGAGAGAAACGTGCAAAGGATTTAGGTCGAGTGGTAGAGCTTGCCGCTTTCACCTCTCCTCCTCCCAAAGAACGATTCAAAATGAGAAAGGCAGATAATAAGATGCCAGTGGATCCTTTTGAACGAGCAGAATACTTATACAGTCTGATAGAAAGCGAGGAATAA
- a CDS encoding zinc ribbon domain-containing protein, translated as MKKNVYLNRYALSGKIVCGECGRNFRRKTNYSAGRSYIAWSCIGHIEDKESCSMLFLRDGEIKATFTTMMNKLAFSNKLILEPLFKSISQIDEEIDRERMDAIDKRVEQLMEERNTLITLMAKGFLEPALFNQERNVLDSEMKNLTTEKTNLVTNSTSGVLRANEIKDLIDYVSADSFKGDYTEELLEEFVENIIVNSRDELTFNLKCGLSLKEKVVR; from the coding sequence GTGAAAAAGAACGTTTATCTCAACCGATATGCTTTAAGTGGCAAGATCGTCTGTGGAGAATGTGGTCGCAATTTTAGGAGAAAGACAAACTACTCAGCTGGTAGGAGTTACATTGCTTGGAGTTGCATCGGTCATATCGAAGACAAAGAGAGTTGCTCCATGTTGTTCTTGCGAGATGGGGAAATCAAAGCCACATTTACAACCATGATGAATAAGCTTGCTTTCAGTAACAAGCTAATCCTAGAGCCACTTTTCAAATCAATTAGCCAAATTGATGAAGAAATCGACCGTGAAAGAATGGATGCTATTGATAAGCGAGTAGAGCAATTAATGGAAGAACGCAACACCCTTATTACACTGATGGCCAAAGGTTTCCTTGAGCCTGCTCTTTTTAATCAGGAACGTAATGTCTTGGATAGTGAGATGAAAAATCTTACAACTGAAAAAACAAACCTTGTAACGAACTCTACGAGTGGTGTTTTGCGAGCGAACGAGATAAAGGACCTCATTGATTATGTGTCAGCAGATAGTTTTAAAGGTGACTACACGGAAGAATTACTTGAAGAATTTGTAGAAAACATCATTGTAAATTCCAGGGATGAGCTGACATTCAATTTGAAATGCGGTCTTTCCCTGAAAGAAAAGGTGGTGAGATAA
- a CDS encoding DUF2815 family protein, whose translation MANNTNKTKVITGVNTRLSYFHGWEPVSINGGAEKYSVSVLIPKDDKETINAIHAAVDAAIEEGIAKFGGKKPNKAAIKLPLRDGDVERDDEAYKGHYFINANSKTAPQIVDRSVKPIMDRSEVYSGCYGRVSLNFYAFNSNGNKGVACGLGNIQKIRDGEPLGGKTSAVDDFTTLVDDDFLA comes from the coding sequence ATGGCAAATAACACTAATAAAACTAAGGTTATCACAGGTGTAAACACAAGGCTCTCTTACTTCCACGGATGGGAGCCGGTATCTATTAACGGCGGTGCTGAGAAATACAGTGTGTCCGTTCTCATTCCAAAGGATGATAAGGAAACCATTAATGCCATCCATGCAGCAGTTGATGCTGCCATTGAGGAAGGTATCGCAAAGTTTGGTGGTAAGAAACCAAATAAGGCAGCCATTAAACTACCGCTGCGTGATGGAGATGTAGAGCGTGATGATGAGGCTTATAAAGGACATTATTTTATTAATGCGAATAGCAAAACTGCTCCACAGATTGTTGACAGAAGTGTTAAGCCAATCATGGATCGCAGTGAGGTATACAGCGGTTGTTATGGCAGGGTTTCTCTTAACTTCTATGCTTTCAACTCAAATGGTAATAAAGGTGTAGCTTGTGGTCTTGGTAACATTCAAAAAATTAGAGACGGAGAACCTCTAGGCGGTAAGACTTCTGCAGTAGATGATTTTACGACTCTTGTCGATGATGACTTCCTTGCCTAA
- a CDS encoding DUF2800 domain-containing protein produces MLTDNEIEEILFILPDLTKWANEITAYATDAAVNHGKEWNGFKVVEGRSVRKYKDEDAIAEKAVASGFKDIYRKSLIPMTEMQKLMGKAKFEEILGDLIYKPPGKPTLVPNSDKRPAMNVADAKNEFNEIMED; encoded by the coding sequence ATACTTACTGACAATGAGATAGAAGAGATTTTATTCATTCTTCCCGACCTTACTAAATGGGCAAATGAAATAACAGCCTATGCCACAGATGCCGCTGTGAATCACGGCAAAGAGTGGAATGGTTTTAAGGTTGTGGAAGGTCGCTCTGTTCGCAAATACAAAGATGAAGATGCCATCGCAGAAAAAGCTGTGGCAAGCGGATTTAAGGACATTTACCGTAAGAGCCTCATCCCTATGACAGAGATGCAGAAGCTGATGGGTAAAGCCAAATTTGAGGAAATACTCGGTGACCTCATTTATAAACCACCGGGCAAGCCGACTCTTGTTCCCAACTCGGATAAAAGACCGGCTATGAACGTAGCAGATGCAAAAAACGAATTTAACGAAATTATGGAGGATTAA
- a CDS encoding DUF2326 domain-containing protein, which yields MEQADQISEIKTQLNVLMRNRTTTKTQLSLVEENLSSNSEVHHGPYEELKQFFPGVNVRKLSEIESFHARLSEILMAEYEQQKSELNKNLERLNQEIESLKNQLSKHGEPANYSTAYLNKYKELNRAIERLEAQNRDYLLVEELNLSKKDSKEQLQKVEEAELRRIESSINEQMVRFNDRIYEKKRKAPVLDLDSGTTYEFYTPDDSGTGTSYKSLIVFDLSVLETTKLPALAHDSLLFKNIGDEPLNKIIQLYTEFDKQIFIAFDKDESYTNETSQILNSTAVIRLNENGDELFGRSWNIKE from the coding sequence TTGGAACAGGCTGATCAGATAAGCGAGATTAAAACACAGCTTAATGTTCTGATGAGGAACAGAACTACAACGAAGACACAGTTAAGTCTTGTAGAAGAAAATCTCTCCAGCAATTCGGAAGTACATCATGGTCCCTATGAAGAGCTAAAGCAATTTTTCCCGGGAGTTAACGTTCGAAAATTATCAGAAATTGAGTCTTTCCATGCAAGGCTAAGCGAAATTTTGATGGCGGAGTACGAGCAGCAAAAAAGTGAGTTGAATAAGAACCTTGAACGATTAAATCAGGAGATTGAAAGTCTAAAAAATCAACTTTCAAAACACGGAGAACCCGCGAACTATTCAACAGCATATTTAAATAAATATAAAGAGTTGAACCGTGCAATCGAACGCCTTGAGGCTCAAAATCGAGATTATCTTTTGGTAGAAGAACTTAACTTGTCAAAGAAGGATTCAAAAGAGCAGCTCCAGAAGGTCGAAGAGGCTGAATTGCGTCGCATTGAAAGTAGTATTAATGAGCAAATGGTTCGTTTCAATGATAGAATTTACGAGAAAAAAAGAAAAGCGCCTGTACTAGACTTAGACAGTGGCACTACGTATGAGTTCTACACGCCTGATGATAGTGGCACAGGTACTTCTTATAAGAGTCTCATTGTATTTGACCTAAGTGTTCTAGAAACTACTAAACTTCCTGCATTGGCACATGATTCTCTACTGTTCAAGAACATAGGTGATGAGCCACTTAATAAGATAATTCAACTTTACACAGAATTTGATAAGCAGATATTTATTGCTTTTGATAAAGATGAATCCTATACAAATGAAACTAGCCAAATTCTCAATAGCACTGCTGTTATTCGATTGAACGAAAATGGCGATGAGTTATTTGGTCGTTCATGGAATATCAAGGAGTAA
- a CDS encoding helix-turn-helix domain-containing protein, giving the protein MSLSYNRLWKLLIDRGMTKQDLRKVTGLSSASIAKLGKSQNVNTDVLLRICKALDCDLDDIVETVRK; this is encoded by the coding sequence ATTAGCTTGAGTTATAATCGGCTATGGAAATTGTTAATAGATCGAGGAATGACTAAGCAAGATCTTCGAAAGGTTACAGGTCTTAGCTCTGCTTCGATTGCCAAGTTAGGTAAAAGTCAGAATGTCAATACAGATGTGTTACTTAGAATATGTAAAGCACTAGATTGTGATTTGGATGACATTGTTGAAACTGTGCGTAAGTAA
- a CDS encoding DNA-3-methyladenine glycosylase family protein, whose translation MSEIITLDMNTPSVQYLCKKDRRLAKVISMVGRITYSPHDDENIYSFLVHEIIEQMLSIKAGDKIYKRLEDLCNGNVTPESISKLSDEEIRSAGTSKAKVTYIRSLTNAVSNNDIDFLELQKLSDTEIIKKLTAIRGIGNWSAKMYLIFVLNRQDVLPFEDGAFLQSYRWMYKTEDCSAKAVSYKCKKWRPYSSIAARYLYRALDMGFTKEEFHLFK comes from the coding sequence GTGTCAGAAATTATTACGCTCGATATGAATACACCTTCTGTTCAATATCTCTGTAAAAAAGATAGGCGATTGGCAAAAGTCATCTCAATGGTTGGGAGAATAACATATTCGCCACATGACGATGAAAACATATATTCCTTCTTAGTTCATGAGATTATTGAACAGATGCTCTCTATAAAAGCAGGAGATAAAATTTACAAAAGGCTTGAGGATCTTTGCAATGGCAATGTCACACCAGAGAGTATTTCTAAATTATCAGACGAAGAAATCAGAAGTGCCGGCACGTCAAAAGCAAAAGTTACCTACATCCGTAGCCTAACAAATGCTGTAAGTAATAACGATATTGATTTTCTGGAACTTCAGAAATTGTCAGATACAGAGATAATAAAAAAGCTGACTGCAATCCGTGGGATCGGAAATTGGTCAGCGAAGATGTATTTAATTTTCGTTTTGAATCGCCAGGATGTTTTGCCATTTGAGGATGGTGCATTCTTGCAATCATATCGATGGATGTACAAAACCGAAGATTGCAGCGCTAAAGCGGTGTCATATAAATGCAAAAAATGGAGGCCTTATTCTTCAATTGCTGCGAGATATCTTTATCGTGCATTAGATATGGGGTTCACTAAAGAAGAATTTCACTTGTTTAAATGA
- a CDS encoding DNA cytosine methyltransferase encodes MNKEYSAVSLFTGAGGMDIGFERAGIKAVFANELMKEAAETYNANHSKGVMVNDDINNVLNSLEKFKNVDFVFGGPPCQGFSVAGKMDPNDERSKLIFTFLDAVEKIQPKAFVMENVKALGVLDKWGAVRKKYLDRASQIGYLCAPFILNATEYGVPQKRERVFFIGIKGNEDPFFEYNMTNLIEEQKHKAPIIKEILQSLGRAGTKSNPITCTAKITFATRPVMRKSPYAGMYFNGQGRPIDINGYANTLPASMGGNKTPFVDEEYLYGDADEDWVVAYHKGLLEGTIEPDFKEAPPRLRRITIREAARIQTFPDDYIFCGNKGKIYTQIGNAVPCKLAEVVARAAVGYLEQKQLLKKDCV; translated from the coding sequence ATGAATAAGGAATATTCTGCTGTATCTTTGTTTACCGGAGCGGGAGGCATGGATATTGGCTTTGAAAGAGCTGGCATCAAAGCTGTATTTGCAAATGAATTGATGAAAGAGGCTGCAGAAACATATAATGCCAATCATTCCAAGGGAGTAATGGTAAATGATGATATAAATAATGTTCTCAACAGTCTTGAAAAATTCAAAAATGTTGATTTTGTTTTTGGTGGTCCACCATGCCAAGGATTCTCTGTTGCAGGTAAGATGGACCCCAATGATGAGCGTAGTAAGTTAATATTTACATTCCTTGATGCTGTAGAGAAAATACAACCTAAAGCGTTTGTAATGGAAAATGTTAAGGCTTTAGGGGTCTTGGATAAGTGGGGTGCTGTAAGGAAGAAATACTTAGATAGAGCTAGTCAAATCGGATACTTATGCGCTCCATTTATTTTGAATGCAACTGAGTATGGGGTGCCACAAAAAAGAGAGAGAGTTTTTTTCATTGGAATTAAAGGTAATGAAGACCCATTCTTCGAATATAATATGACCAATCTTATAGAGGAACAGAAGCATAAGGCTCCAATTATTAAAGAAATTTTGCAGTCACTTGGACGTGCTGGAACGAAATCCAATCCGATTACTTGTACGGCAAAAATTACATTTGCTACTCGACCAGTTATGAGAAAGTCTCCTTATGCCGGTATGTATTTTAACGGACAAGGTAGACCGATTGATATAAATGGATATGCCAATACGCTACCTGCCTCCATGGGAGGAAATAAAACTCCTTTTGTGGATGAGGAATACCTTTATGGTGATGCAGATGAAGATTGGGTAGTTGCTTATCATAAAGGATTGCTAGAAGGAACAATTGAACCTGATTTTAAGGAGGCACCACCAAGGCTTAGGCGTATAACAATAAGAGAAGCTGCACGGATTCAAACCTTTCCAGATGACTATATATTCTGTGGTAATAAAGGGAAAATATATACTCAGATTGGTAATGCTGTTCCGTGTAAATTAGCAGAGGTAGTTGCCAGGGCTGCTGTTGGATATTTAGAGCAAAAACAACTATTAAAAAAAGACTGTGTTTAA
- a CDS encoding AbrB/MazE/SpoVT family DNA-binding domain-containing protein, whose protein sequence is MADSYIYLDTYVLQQDMRVRLPKAILSNMKVEKGKTKFDIYLDSSDDSLLLRIHNEEDGGSNNE, encoded by the coding sequence ATGGCAGATTCATATATATACTTGGATACATATGTGTTGCAGCAAGATATGAGAGTTCGCTTGCCTAAAGCCATTCTTTCGAATATGAAGGTAGAAAAAGGAAAAACAAAATTTGATATATATCTGGATTCTTCAGACGATTCATTGCTTCTACGTATTCACAATGAAGAAGATGGAGGTTCAAATAATGAATAA
- the rlmD gene encoding 23S rRNA (uracil(1939)-C(5))-methyltransferase RlmD: MELKKNDIVKLTITGYTAQGSGVGRAEGLPVFVFGAARGDVLQVRVVKRLKTYAFGRIEKILEPSPARIEPDCSVSAQCGGCVFRHLTYQEELWAKQERVQDAVSRIGGINFPVAEILPSPDCIHYRNKAQIPLQADANGNLVFGFYAVHSHRIVPCDQCLLQPESFFRAMQAVKKWQSISKDTIYDEKTGKGTLRHLYLRSAMSTGDLMVCLVINGSKIHKEDVLIELLKNEVPETKSIVLNFNRDRTNVILGEKGKTLCGTDSITDTLCGLSFSISPKSFYQVNRKQAQRLYNLAAKAAALTGKETLLDLYCGTGTIGLSMAKDARQVIGVEIVEAAVEDARRNAEQNQIKNARFFCGDASEAAEKLQKEGIQPDVVILDPPRKGCGEELIRTVVKMAPERIVYVSCDPATLARDLKLFTELGYSLRSLQPVDMFPRTPHVETVVLLSRVEK; the protein is encoded by the coding sequence TTGGAATTAAAAAAGAATGATATTGTAAAGTTAACAATTACAGGATATACAGCACAGGGGAGTGGCGTTGGCCGAGCCGAAGGGCTGCCAGTTTTTGTTTTTGGAGCTGCCAGAGGAGATGTCCTTCAGGTACGAGTCGTCAAACGGCTTAAAACATATGCGTTTGGGCGGATTGAAAAAATTTTGGAACCGTCTCCAGCTCGTATTGAACCGGATTGTTCGGTGTCTGCTCAATGCGGAGGCTGTGTTTTTCGTCATCTTACCTATCAGGAAGAATTGTGGGCAAAACAAGAACGAGTGCAGGATGCAGTTAGCCGAATTGGAGGAATCAATTTTCCAGTTGCTGAAATTTTGCCGTCACCGGATTGCATTCACTATCGAAATAAAGCACAGATTCCGCTTCAGGCAGATGCAAATGGAAATTTGGTATTTGGATTTTATGCGGTGCATAGTCACAGAATCGTTCCTTGTGATCAGTGCTTGTTGCAGCCGGAATCTTTTTTTCGTGCAATGCAGGCGGTGAAAAAATGGCAAAGCATCTCAAAAGATACGATTTATGACGAAAAAACGGGAAAAGGAACTTTACGTCATTTATATTTGCGCAGCGCAATGTCTACAGGAGATCTGATGGTTTGCCTTGTAATTAATGGCAGCAAGATTCATAAAGAAGATGTTTTGATAGAATTATTAAAAAACGAGGTTCCAGAGACGAAAAGCATTGTGCTTAACTTTAATCGTGATCGAACCAATGTGATTTTGGGCGAGAAAGGGAAAACGTTGTGTGGGACAGATTCGATTACCGATACGCTATGTGGACTTTCTTTTTCTATTTCGCCGAAAAGCTTTTATCAGGTAAATCGCAAACAGGCACAACGACTATATAATCTGGCGGCAAAAGCGGCCGCTTTGACTGGAAAAGAGACATTGCTTGATCTTTACTGTGGGACTGGAACAATCGGTCTTTCTATGGCAAAAGATGCGCGGCAGGTGATCGGAGTAGAGATCGTAGAGGCTGCTGTGGAGGATGCACGTCGCAATGCAGAGCAGAATCAAATTAAGAATGCACGCTTTTTTTGCGGAGATGCTTCAGAAGCCGCCGAGAAATTGCAGAAGGAAGGAATTCAGCCCGACGTTGTGATTTTAGATCCGCCGAGAAAAGGCTGTGGAGAAGAATTAATCCGGACTGTAGTTAAAATGGCTCCGGAGCGTATTGTATATGTTTCTTGCGATCCTGCTACGTTGGCAAGGGATCTCAAACTATTTACGGAGCTTGGATATTCGCTGCGCTCTTTGCAGCCGGTCGATATGTTCCCAAGAACACCCCACGTTGAGACGGTCGTATTGCTGTCAAGGGTTGAAAAATAA
- a CDS encoding UDP-N-acetylglucosamine pyrophosphorylase, with translation MVQELTIKSLLDLSHTLAAPLLQKFQYPWEALDEIDSFILALGPTLPKEEYEQRGENIWIAKSTKIYPNNYISGPCIIGPETEVRPGAFIRKDALVGSHCVVGNSTELKNVILFDNVQVPHYNYVGDSILGFHSHMGAGSITSNVKSDKTLVVVHGPQAIPTGRKKFGAILGDRVEVGCNSVLNPGTVIGRDSNVYPVSCVRGFIPQNSIFKCADHIVTKHAEDSSHV, from the coding sequence ATGGTACAAGAATTGACGATAAAATCACTGTTAGATCTTTCTCATACATTGGCAGCGCCTCTTCTACAGAAATTTCAATATCCATGGGAAGCACTGGATGAGATCGATTCCTTCATCTTAGCACTCGGTCCTACTCTTCCGAAAGAAGAGTATGAACAGCGGGGAGAAAATATTTGGATCGCAAAATCCACCAAAATCTATCCTAATAATTACATCTCAGGGCCCTGCATTATTGGTCCGGAAACTGAAGTGCGTCCAGGCGCTTTTATTCGTAAAGATGCACTTGTCGGAAGTCACTGCGTAGTTGGAAATTCTACCGAACTAAAAAATGTGATTCTTTTTGACAATGTGCAGGTTCCTCATTATAACTATGTTGGCGATTCGATTCTCGGATTTCACAGTCATATGGGCGCAGGTTCCATTACCAGCAATGTAAAATCAGACAAAACATTAGTTGTAGTTCATGGCCCCCAGGCCATCCCTACCGGAAGAAAAAAGTTCGGCGCGATTCTCGGTGATCGAGTCGAAGTGGGCTGCAATTCTGTTCTGAACCCGGGTACTGTGATTGGCCGTGACAGCAATGTTTATCCTGTCAGTTGTGTGCGGGGATTTATTCCACAGAATAGTATTTTCAAGTGTGCAGATCATATTGTTACAAAACATGCAGAGGATTCTTCACATGTATAA